In Nostoc sphaeroides, the genomic window TAGAGACAAACTGAAGCAGCAAGGTAAAAAAGGACTGGTGGTAATTATAGATAATCTCGACCGAGTAGATAATTCTTTAAAGCCTTCCGGTCATTACCAGCCAGAATATCTGTTTGTTGAACGGGGTGAACAGTTAAACCAGCTAAATTGTCATGTTGTTTATACTATTCCCCTAGTGTTGATTTTTTCCAACGCTTTAGGCCGGTTAACAAATCGCTTTGGCGCAGACCCCAAGGTTTTGCCGATGGTTCCTGTGCAATTACAAGATGGTTCGCAATTTTCACAAGGAATCACGCTGCTGCAACAGATGATTATGGCGAGAGCTTTTCCTGGTGTCAGTTGGGAACAAAGCCAGCATTTGATTACTGAAGTTTTTGATAGTGCTGATAGTTTAGAACGGCTGTGCTTAGTTAGCGGCGGTCATTTGCGTAACTTGTTAATGTTATTATTTCGCTGTCTTCAGCAAGAAGACCCGCCTTTATCGCCAGAGTGCGTAAATAGAGTGATTAAACAACGCCGTAATGAGTTAACTTTGGCAATTACGCCCGATGAATGGGAATTACTGCGTGAGGTAGCGCAAGAGAAAAATTTGAGAGGTCATGAAAGATACGAACTTTTGCTTCGCAGTATGTTTGTATTTGAATACCGCGATGAAGATGGTTCGTGGTTTGATATCAATCCGATTTTGGCTGAAGCTAAGGAATTCGGGTTATAAATCGGCTGTAGAGGCGTAGAGTTGTACGCTCTTATCTCAGGTATTTTGTAAAATGGCACAAGGTTAGCGGTATCAGCAAGTGCGGGAGCTATATCAGTAAGTGCGGGAACCGTATCAGCAAGTGCGGGAGCTATATCAGTAAGTGCGGGAACCGTATCAGCAAGTGCGGGAGTTATATCAGCAAGTGCGGGAGCCATATCAACAAGTGCGGGAGCCGTATCAGCAAGTGCGGGAGCTATATCAATAAGTGCAGGAGCCGTATCAGCAAGTGCGGGAGCTATATCAACAAGTGCGGGAGCTATATCAACAAGTGCGGGAACCATGTCAACAAGTAGTAGGTTGGGTGGAGGCTTTGCGTAACCCAACATCCTGATAATATGTTGGGTTGCGCTCTTTTCAAATCTCGTTTCCAGCCTCTGGGCTGGAAATGCTGCTCCTGGCGGCTCTGCCGCCAGCAAGGGAGGCGGAGCCTCAACGAAGGCATTCCCAGTCGGAGACTGGGAACGAGACGAACGAGACGACGAGAGGAAAACGTTTCCAATAACCATACAAACAGCTAGTATAAAGTAAATTATTTATGTTATGAGTCATCAGCAAGAGTCAGAAAATTTAGCCCCTGACAATGAGCGGTCATTGCAAACTCTGGTGCGAGCAATTACCCTTTCTCAGGGAGAATTTTCGCTGATTTTCTTGCGCTGTAACTATGCTGATTTACGTCAGCGCATGGTAGAACGCCTCCGCCAATTATCTCCTGTACAAATCCGCGAAATTACTTTACCCGCATCAGTCAAAACGCTTTACACAAATATACGCGAACAACTCTTAGATGAACAGCCACTAGCATTAATGATTTTTGGTTTGGAGTCGGTTAAAGATATTGATACAGTTCTGACTTCGGCTAACCAAGTGCGGGAGGAATTTAGAAAAAACTTCCCGTTTCCGATATTGTTGTGGGTTAATGACCAAGTTCTGCAAAAATTTATTCGATTAGCAACTGATTTAGAAAATTGGGCAACTATCATTGAGTTGGAAAACCCTACTGATGATTTAGTCAACTTCCTTCAGCAAAAAACTGATGAAATCTTTGCTGGTGATGTCACGCCTAATCCCCAAATGTGCCGGGAACTTGAAACCGCCCGTCATGATTTGCACAACCGTCAAGAAGTTTTAGAACCAGCGCTGCAAGCAAGTTTAGAATTTGTCCTTGGTTTCAATGATTATTTATATGACCAGATAGATGCTGCTACGGAACACTATCAACAGAGTTTGAGTTTTTGGCAACAAAGTAATAATTTAGAACGACAAGGTATATTACTTGTTAATATTGCTTTAGCGGATGAGCGCCAAGCTGAAAAAAATCAAGTAGATAATATCAAGTATTGGCAAGAGGCTAGGAATTATATTCAGCAAGCTATTGAGATTTTTGAACAAGCACAACGTTTAGATTTAGTCGCAAAACATATTACTAAACTGGGTGAAGTGCTGCGACATTTACAAGCGTGGAAAGAGTTGCAAAAGCTTGTGGAAAAATCTCTGCCGCTACATCAAAATTATGGCACGCCGTTGCAGTTGGCTAAAGATTATGGTTTTTTGGCAGAAGTAGCCTTGGAACAGTCACGCTGGGAAGACGCTAATCAATTCGTGGGGCAAACATTGCAAATATTAGCTGATATACCTAATCTACAATTAGATGAATTTGGATTGTATCGGTTTATTTTAGCCAAATCGCAACAGGGTTTAGGTCTAGTTAAAGCAGCAATTAGCAATTTAGAAACTGCAAAAGCTGAAAGTAATCATCAGTACAACCCACGATTATATATATCTATATTAGAGAATTTAAGTAAGCTCTATTTTGAGCAACGTGAATATCTCAAAGCTTTTCAGATTAAGCAAAAGCAATTACAAATTGAACAGCAGTATGGTTTTCGCGCTTTTGTTGGTGCATCTTATCTCAACCCGCAGCGACAAGCAATTAATTCTGCACAGTTGCAAGCTGAAAACCCTGAAACCATTGCTCAAGAAATTGCTGCTTCTGGTCGTGGACAAGATGTTAAGCGATTGCGAGAAAGAATTGGCGGGACTGAGCATAAATTGACTGTAATTCATGGTCAGTCAGGAGTGGGTAAAAGTTCGATTTTGCAGGGTGGATTAATCCCGGCGTTGCAACAAGAAGCAATTGGTGAACGAGATGCTTTACCTATTTTGTTGCGAGTTTATACAGATTGGGTGGGAATGTTGGGGCAGAGTTTGGCTAAGGCTTTTGAGGAAGTCAGAGGTAATCAATTATTTGCTAATCTTGATTCTTCAGCAGCTATTTTAGAACAATTACGGAGA contains:
- a CDS encoding P-loop NTPase fold protein, whose translation is MKLDLVRFFQACNPSKTLVVSKPEDRQYYIDFSKVRGAKIIEELGRTITRLSPEEPTCQLFTGHIGCGKSTELLRLKTELEKQGFHVVYFESSQSLDMADIDVTDILLAIAREVSQSLEAIKINLKPGYFKNLFTEISEFLQTPLDIGVEAELSVGIAKITAKTKDSPKLRGQLRQYLEPRTNGILESINKELLKPARDKLKQQGKKGLVVIIDNLDRVDNSLKPSGHYQPEYLFVERGEQLNQLNCHVVYTIPLVLIFSNALGRLTNRFGADPKVLPMVPVQLQDGSQFSQGITLLQQMIMARAFPGVSWEQSQHLITEVFDSADSLERLCLVSGGHLRNLLMLLFRCLQQEDPPLSPECVNRVIKQRRNELTLAITPDEWELLREVAQEKNLRGHERYELLLRSMFVFEYRDEDGSWFDINPILAEAKEFGL